One window of Chloroflexota bacterium genomic DNA carries:
- a CDS encoding cupin domain-containing protein — protein MNAKEIIKFLNLEPLPIEGGYFRRTYSAEETIARSALPDRYPHAKLLSGTIYYLLHGDHFSALHRLLTDETYHFYLGDPVELLMLRPDGSSEVATLGHDLEAGQHVQYVVPRGVWQGSRLLAGGEFALMGTTMAPAFDPSDFELGQRDDLIRRYPDQADLIRALTRLSMDR, from the coding sequence GTGAACGCTAAAGAGATCATCAAATTCCTCAACCTTGAGCCACTGCCAATCGAGGGCGGCTACTTTCGACGCACCTACAGCGCCGAGGAGACGATTGCCAGGAGCGCCCTACCCGACCGCTACCCTCACGCCAAATTACTCAGCGGGACAATTTATTACTTGTTACACGGCGATCACTTCTCGGCCCTGCACCGCCTGCTCACCGACGAGACCTATCACTTCTACCTCGGCGACCCGGTGGAACTGCTGATGCTCCGGCCTGACGGTTCGAGCGAAGTGGCGACTCTCGGCCATGATCTGGAAGCGGGCCAGCACGTCCAATACGTCGTGCCGCGCGGAGTCTGGCAAGGCTCGCGCCTGCTGGCCGGCGGAGAATTTGCGCTGATGGGCACGACAATGGCCCCCGCCTTCGACCCAAGCGACTTTGAACTCGGCCAACGCGACGACCTTATTCGACGCTATCCCGACCAAGCCGACCTGATTCGCGCCTTGACCCGCCTTTCAATGGACAGATAA
- a CDS encoding sigma-54-dependent Fis family transcriptional regulator — protein sequence MPSVLIVDDEPTPRTFIRQLLADQGYATLEADTVASAHAQIDLGQADIVLLDVMLPDGSGLRLLERLAQEQPGLPVIVITGFGDIEMAVEAMQTGAQDFLTKPMEARRLLKALSRASETVSLRRELEHLRQSRRDQYSWVVGETPAMKRVDELLQRAAPTQASILISGETGSGKEVVANAIHQLSPRNRGPFIPINCAALPDHLLESELFGHEPGAFTGATKRKLGLLEVADSGTVFLDEISSMKPDLQSKLLRAIEEKVIYRVGGTSGIKVDVRFISASNRNLPAMIADGKFREDLYWRLKVICVELPPLRDRREDIPALAGRFLDKFNLEMGKEVIGIHPRAMEALKAYHWPGNIRQLRSVIENAMLFCDGDTIEIGYLPAEIVAEPTFA from the coding sequence ATGCCATCAGTCCTCATCGTTGACGACGAACCTACCCCCCGAACCTTCATCCGCCAATTGCTGGCCGACCAGGGCTATGCCACGCTGGAGGCCGACACGGTGGCCTCGGCCCACGCCCAGATCGATCTCGGCCAGGCCGACATTGTTCTGCTCGATGTGATGTTGCCCGACGGCAGCGGCCTGCGCCTGCTCGAGCGGCTGGCCCAGGAACAGCCCGGCCTGCCCGTCATCGTCATCACCGGCTTCGGCGATATTGAAATGGCGGTCGAAGCCATGCAAACCGGCGCCCAGGACTTCCTCACCAAGCCGATGGAAGCCCGACGCCTGCTCAAGGCGCTGTCGCGCGCGTCGGAGACCGTCTCGCTCCGCCGCGAGTTGGAACACCTGCGCCAGTCGCGCCGCGATCAGTACAGCTGGGTTGTGGGCGAGACGCCGGCCATGAAACGGGTAGATGAACTCCTGCAACGCGCCGCCCCGACCCAGGCCAGCATTTTGATCTCCGGGGAAACCGGCTCTGGAAAAGAAGTGGTTGCCAACGCCATTCATCAACTCAGTCCGCGAAATCGCGGCCCATTCATTCCCATCAACTGCGCCGCTTTGCCCGACCATCTTCTGGAGAGCGAACTGTTCGGCCATGAACCAGGCGCTTTCACCGGAGCCACCAAACGCAAGTTGGGCCTGCTGGAAGTTGCCGACAGCGGCACGGTCTTCCTCGACGAAATTTCCAGCATGAAACCCGACTTGCAATCCAAACTTCTGCGGGCGATTGAAGAGAAGGTCATTTACCGGGTTGGCGGCACGAGCGGGATCAAAGTGGATGTGCGCTTCATCTCGGCCTCTAACCGCAACTTGCCAGCCATGATCGCCGACGGCAAATTTCGCGAAGACCTGTACTGGCGGCTCAAGGTGATCTGCGTCGAACTGCCGCCTCTGCGCGACCGCCGCGAAGACATTCCGGCCCTCGCCGGACGGTTTCTCGACAAGTTCAACCTGGAGATGGGGAAGGAGGTCATCGGCATCCACCCGCGCGCGATGGAAGCCCTCAAGGCCTACCACTGGCCGGGCAACATCCGCCAATTGCGAAGCGTGATCGAAAACGCCATGCTGTTCTGCGACGGCGATACGATTGAGATCGGCTACCTGCCGGCTGAAATTGTAGCCGAGCCAACCTTTGCCTGA
- a CDS encoding PAS domain-containing protein produces MQKKTSPLNPLNLFGSVIHRHAEPHFHDLIEQLEEAFFLASPRSGMFLHVNYKAVELTSYSRAELNGLGLNDLFSNREAAEALDLIHHIEIGSNRQLQNVPLRTRSGKLAYTDLKLFGVESDGESSVMILARDALHRARSEQNLGRQRESLAALDEMVALLANPQPDSFENALNLCRQFLHAEMIGFYQARRESPGLYLTHTVGLPGEFPAQLDSADPAVNGFPLSWRTGERPTSAITRAARACGLSSLHTSPLNDDQAGLLIAGYRPPNFQPADITALTGMATRYLNTLQATQRQTERQAQLQTRVTGAEEKLRALLDETADGVAQIDIAGNIVALNFAAEELLGFQIAETFNCPLEDVLVSAQPLASSLLAALKQGQAWRGGETDLICRDGGAVAAWVRAVPLFDENNSLSGGLILISNRTDQRQFQEQSDHLERRAWLGDLSAIFAHDVRNPLNGIATGLSYMATKFESTDPLYEAVSKMQAEVTRIDQLLKDVLLVAKSSELKYRPVSLEQLLEKTLARWRPRLTRYNIELLFHANPETSPALADSNQMDQVFTNLIANAVEAMKNGGTLTIKCHPAADARAPRGDYVELLFSDTGDGIPSEMLQRIFDPFITTKADGTGLGLAITKRIITGHRGAIFAESWPGIGTAFHVFIPVVSGK; encoded by the coding sequence GTGCAAAAAAAAACGTCGCCCCTCAACCCGCTCAACCTCTTCGGCAGCGTCATCCACCGCCACGCCGAGCCGCACTTCCACGATCTCATCGAGCAGTTGGAGGAGGCCTTCTTTTTGGCCTCGCCGCGCTCCGGCATGTTTCTTCACGTTAACTACAAAGCGGTGGAGTTGACCAGCTACTCTCGCGCCGAACTCAACGGCCTGGGCCTGAACGATCTTTTCTCGAATCGCGAAGCGGCAGAAGCGCTCGATCTCATCCATCACATCGAGATCGGGTCCAACCGTCAACTGCAAAATGTGCCGCTTCGCACCCGGAGCGGCAAGCTGGCCTACACCGATCTAAAGCTCTTTGGCGTAGAGAGCGACGGCGAATCGTCGGTGATGATTCTGGCCCGAGACGCCCTCCACCGTGCCCGGTCGGAGCAGAACCTGGGCCGCCAGCGCGAGTCGCTGGCCGCCCTCGACGAAATGGTGGCCCTGCTCGCCAACCCTCAACCTGATTCCTTTGAGAACGCGCTCAATCTCTGCCGCCAGTTCTTGCACGCCGAAATGATCGGCTTCTACCAGGCCAGGCGCGAGTCGCCCGGCCTGTATCTCACCCACACCGTCGGCCTGCCCGGAGAATTTCCGGCCCAGTTGGACTCCGCCGACCCGGCGGTGAACGGCTTCCCGCTTAGCTGGCGCACGGGCGAGCGGCCTACGTCGGCCATCACCCGGGCCGCCCGCGCCTGTGGGCTGTCGTCTCTGCATACCAGCCCGCTCAACGACGACCAGGCCGGCTTGTTAATAGCCGGATACCGCCCGCCCAATTTTCAACCCGCCGACATCACCGCCCTGACGGGCATGGCGACACGCTACCTCAATACACTTCAGGCAACACAACGCCAGACTGAACGGCAGGCCCAATTGCAAACACGGGTCACTGGGGCCGAAGAAAAATTGCGAGCCTTGCTCGACGAAACGGCTGACGGCGTGGCGCAAATTGATATAGCTGGAAATATTGTCGCTCTCAATTTTGCCGCCGAGGAGTTGCTCGGCTTTCAGATCGCCGAAACGTTCAACTGCCCGCTTGAGGATGTGTTGGTGTCGGCGCAACCGCTGGCCTCTTCCTTGCTGGCCGCTTTGAAACAGGGCCAGGCCTGGCGCGGCGGGGAAACCGACCTCATCTGCCGCGACGGCGGCGCAGTGGCGGCCTGGGTGCGGGCCGTGCCTCTTTTTGATGAAAACAATTCTTTGAGTGGCGGCCTCATTCTGATCTCCAATCGCACCGACCAGCGCCAATTTCAGGAACAAAGCGACCACCTGGAACGGCGGGCCTGGCTGGGCGATCTCTCGGCCATCTTTGCCCACGACGTGCGCAACCCGCTCAACGGCATCGCCACCGGCCTGAGTTATATGGCGACCAAATTTGAATCAACCGACCCGCTTTACGAGGCCGTGTCCAAAATGCAGGCCGAGGTGACGCGGATTGACCAACTGCTCAAAGACGTTCTGCTGGTCGCCAAGTCGAGCGAGCTTAAATACCGGCCTGTGTCGCTCGAACAACTGCTGGAGAAAACACTCGCCCGCTGGCGGCCACGCCTGACACGCTACAACATTGAACTCCTTTTCCACGCCAATCCAGAAACGTCGCCGGCCCTGGCCGACAGCAATCAAATGGATCAGGTGTTCACCAACTTAATCGCCAACGCCGTGGAGGCCATGAAAAACGGCGGCACGCTCACCATCAAGTGCCACCCGGCCGCCGACGCCAGAGCGCCGCGCGGCGACTACGTGGAGTTGCTGTTCAGCGACACCGGCGACGGCATCCCGTCCGAGATGCTCCAGCGCATCTTCGATCCCTTCATCACCACCAAAGCCGACGGCACCGGGCTGGGCCTGGCCATCACCAAGCGCATCATCACCGGCCACCGCGGCGCGATCTTCGCTGAAAGCTGGCCCGGCATCGGCACGGCCTTTCATGTATTCATCCCAGTCGTATCAGGGAAATAG
- the trmFO gene encoding methylenetetrahydrofolate--tRNA-(uracil(54)-C(5))-methyltransferase (FADH(2)-oxidizing) TrmFO gives MVKSISEVKLAKQTLIVVGGGLAGSEAVWQAAERGIKVLLYEMRPTRPTPAHTTDRLSELVCSNSLGSTAPDRAPGLLKAEIEQLGSFILQCANETAVPAGSALAVDREKFAELVTRRLQAHPNIQIIREEVTRIPDEPCIIASGPLTSESLATDIARLMGSQHLYFYDALAPIVEADTIDRNIVFKASRHDKGDDEGGDYLNCPLNKDDYTLFVNELLRAGRIPLREFEEDIKTGVKAGPDKFFEGCLPIEIIAERGEQSLAFGPMRPIGLTDPRTGRWPYAVAQLRQDNLAGSLYNIVGFQTNLTWLEQKRVLRLIPGLQNAEFARYGQMHRNTFINSPTLLEPTMQTRQRPDLFFAGQITGVEGYMGNAASGLVAGINASRFLQGQPPLIFPQTTMLGALSWYVTHAEPKTFQPMKANFRLMPPLENSPRGRRDRAKLYTARALADLQTFIGLTPLSLPQHS, from the coding sequence ATGGTAAAATCCATTTCAGAGGTCAAATTGGCAAAACAAACATTAATCGTGGTGGGCGGGGGGCTGGCCGGCAGCGAGGCAGTCTGGCAGGCGGCAGAACGCGGCATTAAAGTGTTGCTGTACGAAATGCGGCCTACCCGGCCAACCCCGGCCCACACCACCGACCGGCTCTCCGAACTCGTCTGCTCCAACTCGCTTGGCTCCACTGCGCCCGACCGCGCCCCCGGCCTGCTCAAAGCCGAAATTGAACAGTTAGGCTCGTTCATTCTGCAATGTGCCAACGAGACCGCCGTGCCGGCAGGCAGTGCGCTGGCTGTGGATCGGGAGAAGTTCGCCGAGTTAGTGACCCGGCGGCTCCAGGCTCACCCTAACATTCAAATCATCCGCGAGGAAGTGACCCGGATTCCAGACGAGCCATGCATCATCGCCAGCGGCCCGCTCACCTCTGAATCGCTGGCAACCGACATCGCCCGGCTGATGGGAAGCCAGCACCTGTATTTTTACGACGCGCTCGCGCCCATCGTCGAAGCCGACACCATTGACCGGAACATCGTCTTCAAAGCCTCAAGACACGACAAGGGCGACGACGAAGGCGGCGACTACCTCAACTGCCCGCTCAACAAAGACGATTACACCCTCTTCGTCAACGAACTGCTCAGAGCCGGGCGCATCCCCCTCCGCGAATTTGAAGAAGACATCAAGACGGGCGTAAAGGCCGGGCCGGACAAATTCTTTGAAGGTTGCTTGCCCATCGAGATCATCGCCGAACGCGGCGAACAGTCGCTGGCCTTCGGCCCCATGCGGCCCATCGGCCTCACCGACCCGCGCACCGGGCGTTGGCCTTATGCCGTCGCCCAACTGCGGCAGGACAACCTGGCCGGGTCGCTCTACAACATCGTCGGCTTCCAAACCAACCTCACCTGGCTCGAGCAAAAACGCGTCCTGCGCCTCATCCCCGGCTTGCAGAACGCCGAGTTCGCCCGCTACGGCCAAATGCACCGCAACACCTTCATCAACTCACCAACGCTATTGGAGCCGACGATGCAGACTCGCCAGCGCCCCGATCTTTTCTTTGCCGGGCAGATCACGGGCGTGGAGGGATACATGGGCAACGCCGCCTCCGGATTGGTGGCCGGGATCAACGCCAGCCGCTTCCTGCAGGGCCAACCGCCTCTGATCTTTCCCCAGACGACAATGCTTGGGGCGTTGTCCTGGTATGTGACTCACGCTGAACCCAAGACCTTCCAGCCCATGAAAGCCAACTTCAGGCTAATGCCGCCTCTGGAAAACTCGCCGCGTGGCCGGCGCGACCGGGCCAAACTGTACACTGCGCGGGCGCTGGCCGATCTGCAAACCTTCATCGGCTTAACCCCCCTCTCATTGCCTCAACACTCATGA
- a CDS encoding M28 family peptidase — translation MDHCRKTIQRRGGPDSRRGANGRWPAPGWKRREPRKLRLHADQDPVAPASPVPGANDGASGVAVLLELARTLDSAKLKNEIWLAFFDAEDNGGIDDWEWIAGSRYMADSLTLAPEAMILADMIGDADQQIYYDQSSDAELSARLFQIAADLGYDEHFIPQPKYAMYDDHIPFKDRGIPAVDLIDFDYPFWHTTADTTDKVSAASLERVGRVIETYLESQK, via the coding sequence ATCGACCATTGCCGAAAAACAATTCAGCGGCGAGGCGGCCCTGACTCACGTCGAGGCGCAAATGGCCGTTGGCCCGCGCCCGGCTGGAAGCGACGCGAACCGCGAAAGCTGCGACTCCACGCCGATCAGGACCCGGTTGCCCCGGCCTCCCCGGTTCCGGGCGCGAACGACGGCGCGAGCGGCGTGGCCGTCCTGCTCGAACTGGCCCGGACTCTCGACTCAGCCAAACTCAAAAACGAAATCTGGCTGGCGTTTTTTGACGCCGAAGACAACGGCGGCATTGACGACTGGGAATGGATCGCCGGTTCACGATACATGGCCGACAGCCTGACCCTCGCCCCCGAAGCCATGATCCTGGCCGACATGATCGGCGACGCCGACCAGCAAATTTACTACGACCAAAGCTCGGACGCAGAACTCTCGGCCCGCCTGTTCCAGATCGCCGCCGACCTGGGCTACGACGAGCACTTCATCCCTCAACCCAAATATGCCATGTACGACGATCACATCCCTTTCAAAGATCGCGGCATCCCGGCAGTAGATTTGATTGACTTCGATTATCCTTTCTGGCACACCACCGCCGACACGACCGATAAAGTAAGCGCCGCCAGTTTGGAGCGGGTGGGGCGGGTGATTGAGACGTATCTTGAGAGTCAGAAATAG
- a CDS encoding HAMP domain-containing histidine kinase: MTDAASLLTTLRPRLIDQAAHSLARGEGLRAIASDRIANFYDLLQTAVESGQAERLNPCLEEWVNSRTGTVFLEELTFLPVLRALKTATWDVVREATSHEEALDIILALEPIFDHAWLYLSDIEAQALREQATTALREVRADFDQLDKSKTAFISVAAHELKTPLTVIEGYTTILVERAGDDATLAGTPVVNGIHKGIVRLKEIINDMLDLSALKNDRLVLSYQPVQVMQLIAQAERKFHDVAGQRQLRLTIEKPETLLDITYADPERLFQALKHILQNAIKYTPDGGAITLRIRKLSGFIEIAVADTGIGIAPENQERVFEPFGSLGDAALHSTSKTKFKGGGIGLGLPIARGLIEAHGGTLWVESTGYDEAACPGTVFHLMLPVRDGPPSSE, from the coding sequence ATGACCGACGCGGCTTCTCTTCTAACAACACTCCGCCCCCGGCTGATTGACCAGGCGGCACACAGCCTGGCTCGCGGTGAGGGCCTGCGGGCCATCGCCTCTGACCGGATCGCGAACTTCTACGATCTTCTGCAAACCGCCGTCGAGTCGGGCCAGGCGGAGCGGCTGAATCCGTGTCTGGAGGAATGGGTCAACTCGCGCACCGGCACGGTCTTCCTCGAAGAGTTGACCTTTCTGCCCGTGTTGCGGGCGCTCAAGACGGCCACCTGGGATGTGGTGCGCGAGGCAACGAGCCACGAGGAAGCGCTGGACATCATTCTGGCGCTTGAGCCGATCTTCGATCATGCCTGGCTCTATCTCTCCGACATCGAAGCTCAGGCCTTGCGTGAGCAGGCAACGACGGCCCTGCGCGAAGTGCGCGCCGACTTTGATCAGTTAGACAAATCCAAGACGGCGTTTATTTCGGTGGCCGCCCACGAGTTGAAGACACCGCTGACCGTGATCGAGGGTTACACCACGATTCTGGTGGAACGAGCCGGGGACGACGCCACGCTGGCCGGAACCCCGGTCGTCAACGGCATTCATAAAGGCATCGTACGCCTCAAAGAGATCATCAACGACATGCTCGACCTGTCGGCCCTCAAAAACGACCGCCTTGTGCTGAGCTACCAGCCGGTTCAAGTAATGCAGTTGATCGCCCAGGCCGAGCGCAAGTTTCACGACGTTGCCGGACAGCGCCAACTGCGCCTGACGATTGAGAAACCCGAAACCCTGCTCGACATCACCTATGCCGATCCCGAACGGCTCTTTCAGGCTCTCAAGCACATTTTGCAGAACGCCATCAAGTACACGCCCGACGGCGGCGCGATCACCCTTCGCATCCGCAAGTTGTCCGGCTTTATTGAGATCGCCGTGGCCGACACCGGCATTGGCATTGCGCCCGAAAATCAGGAGCGGGTCTTTGAGCCGTTCGGGTCGCTGGGGGACGCCGCCCTGCACTCGACCAGCAAGACCAAGTTCAAAGGCGGCGGCATTGGGCTGGGGCTACCCATCGCCCGCGGCCTCATCGAAGCACACGGCGGCACGCTCTGGGTCGAGTCGACCGGCTACGACGAGGCGGCCTGCCCGGGCACGGTCTTTCATCTGATGTTGCCGGTTCGTGACGGCCCACCGAGTAGTGAATAG